A genomic region of Fundulus heteroclitus isolate FHET01 chromosome 24, MU-UCD_Fhet_4.1, whole genome shotgun sequence contains the following coding sequences:
- the LOC118556133 gene encoding TSC22 domain family protein 1-like isoform X2, whose translation MYHQDYTGDSPGTPNRKTAFHYQRGSSSASGSPSSVGGNADEESLNTAQAGSSFLALQALGAQGKKKSGFQITSVTSAQINVSGNNSLADDTESYDDMDESHTEDLSSSEMLDVSASRVADTEVPERTSSDETLNSLHGVDTPGLVSPNESLQPHHVAQGSSLVNGSMHHQYCSQQAHRYHSDPALPTLPIAPIASSSPAMAQRPLVQDNPKLAVFAAPPTNLQSTEKSSNVSAAGSDSTTASGPATQATHIHTAPGSRFRVVKLDTNSEPFRKGRWTCTEFYEKEVPQPAPTEAPKAADVVAEIEAGNTGVSLANPAVQPPPMLQSYHPPTQDFTSPQVVKQTTPQSHLSPKEVIGTTYSQKSAATSQPPPVIPQLLPYTVDPQQSQPQGSYPTPQFHAGVVSQRGVRQPDFIQPTAPFQTQVQPPLPHVNTGISAPVPRVPLQHPSSISAQLPLQGQLVSPTSAACTSDQPQSHPLQKAPLQNPSAATAPVAAPQGTPYKPLTTLQADLEPLLTLGANLTYIPGGGSLVKNTELENAQKFLIQHQGLLGLPRLAVGGEGAAEDHMGMSVEARAFMAAAGFRSQHTEEDDRCSCSHCQ comes from the coding sequence ATGTATCACCAAGACTACACCGGGGATTCCCCAGGGACTCCCAATCGCAAAACTGCTTTTCACTACCAGAGAGGCAGCAGTAGCGCATCCGGATCTCCCTCCTCCGTCGGGGGTAACGCCGATGAAGAGAGCTTGAACACGGCCCAGGCTGGATCTTCCTTCCTGGCTCTCCAAGCATTGGGAGCTCAGGGGAAGAAGAAGAGTGGATTCCAGATAACCAGTGTGACTTCTGCCCAAATTAATGTCAGTGGCAACAACAGCCTGGCGGATGACACAGAGAGCTACGACGACATGGATGAGTCACACACAGAGGATCTCTCCTCCTCTGAGATGCTGGATGTGTCGGCATCGAGGGTTGCTGACACAGAAGTTCCGGAGAGGACCTCATCAGATGAGACCTTGAACAGTCTCCATGGGGTGGACACTCCTGGACTGGTGTCCCCTAATGAGTCCCTGCAGCCTCATCACGTGGCTCAAGGGTCATCCTTGGTGAATGGGTCTATGCATCATCAATATTGCTCTCAACAGGCCCACCGTTATCACTCTGACCCAGCATTACCAACTCTTCCCATTGCACCCATAGCCAGCTCCAGTCCAGCAATGGCTCAGAGACCTCTAGTGCAGGATAACCCCAAACTTGCTGTATTTGCAGCTCCCCCTACTAATCTACAAAGCACTGAAAAATCTTCTAatgtttctgctgcaggttctgacAGCACTACTGCAAGTGGGCCAGCAACCCAAGCTACCCATATCCATACAGCCCCTGGCTCTCGTTTCAGGGTTGTCAAACTGGACACAAACTCTGAGCCTTTCCGCAAAGGAAGATGGACATGCACAGAGTTTTACGAGAAAGAGGTTCCTCAACCAGCTCCCACTGAGGCACCAAAAGCTGCAGATGTGGTAGCAGAGATAGAGGCAGGAAACACAGGGGTGAGTTTGGCTAATCCTGCTGTGCAGCCACCTCCCATGCTGCAGTCATATCACCCTCCCACTCAGGATTTCACCAGTCCACAGGTGGTGAAGCAAACCACTCCCCAGAGCCATCTTTCCCCCAAAGAGGTTATTGGAACAACTTATAGTCAGAAATCTGCAGCAACATCACAACCTCCTCCTGTAATACCCCAGCTGCTACCCTATACCGTAGATCCCCAGCAGTCCCAACCCCAGGGGAGTTATCCTACTCCTCAGTTCCATGCAGGAGTTGTATCCCAAAGAGGTGTCAGACAGCCAGACTTCATCCAGCCAACGGCCCCCTTTCAGACGCAGGTCCAGCCTCCGCTTCCACATGTTAATACTGGGATTTCTGCACCAGTTCCTCGGGTCCCATTACAGCATCCCAGCAGCATTTCTGCACAGCTACCACTTCAAGGTCAGCTAGTCTCACCTACTTCTGCAGCGTGCACTTCTGATCAACCTCAGTCCCATCCTCTACAAAAAGCACCTCTCCAGAACCCCTCAGCAGCAACTGCTCCAGTAGCTGCTCCTCAAGGTACCCCGTACAAACCACTGACCACTCTGCAAGCTGACCTTGAGCCCCTTCTCACCCTGGGAGCGAACCTTACCTATATTCCCGGAGGAGGAAGCTTAGTAAAAAACACAGAGTTGGAGAATGCCCAGAAATTCTTGATCCAGCACCAGGGCTTGCTGGGCCTGCCCAGGCTGGCTGTGGGTGGGGAGGGGGCCGCCGAGGACCACATGGGCATGTCAGTGGAGGCTAGGGCTTTCATGGCTGCTGCAGGCTTTAGGAGTCAGCATACAGAAGAGGATGACAG